DNA from Leptospira mayottensis 200901116:
ATAATACCTGACGATCGAAACTTTTCACCATGACTTGTTCGGGATCAAATATAGAAAGAACAATTTCTAAAATCAAAAAACTGAAAGTCAAAAAGAGAAAATATCCTAGAACTTTTTTCCAAAAACGCATTTGCTTACTAAGATTCTTTTTTTAATATTCATGTCGATAGATTTAAGGATTCTCTTATATTTCACGAATCGCAATTATGAGACGAATCATCAAATCTTTTATCAAAAACCGGCTTTTCCTCTCTAGGAACGGTATTTACTTTTTTCCAAGACCCTACGTGTGTAAGAACAGGCGTTTGTACTATGGGCGCCCATGTGCGAAACACGGTCGGGTGTTTGCGTCAAACCGCTTTCACCGATAAAAACTATCGTTCTTTTTGGGCTTTTTTCACTTTCAACAACACACTTCTTCCAATTTGAGATCACTTTTTCATCCCGTTCTTGAACCAGTCTAATCGGCTTTTGTACACTTAGAACTTGTCCCAAAACCCCAAAGTATAGGAACTTCTACGAAAATGGAACGCTCTTGAAACTGGCCGGAATGCGACGTAATTTGCAAGAACTCTTACAATGAATTCAAAATTTCTAAAGAACGATCCGACAAATTTTTAGAGGTTTTGGGACAAGCCCTAAATCCTTCCAAAAATTTAAAGAAATAGAAATAGTCTTAATGTCATTGTCGAATTGTCTCCGCGTAGCTTTGAACTCTTTGATAAAATTGAGGATCTTTTAATACGACAGCGAACTCATCGAATTCATTTTTCAGATTCTCATATAAGTTTCCCATAAAATAGTTATTCGCAATTCCCTTTAAGACAGATAACATATTAAAATCCCACTGAGAAAGTTTGGAAGCGATTTGAAATGCATGTTGTAAAACGTCCTCTCCTTCATAAATCTCATCAATAATTCCTAAACTCAATGCCTGAGAAGATCGGATCGGATCACCCTTCAAAGTCAAACTCAGTGCTTTGGAAGGTCCGATCTTTCTCGCAAGAGTGGTTACCAAAGGTGGACCACCGAATCGGATCTCGGGTCTAAAAAGGATCGCCTTTTTCTCCGAAATGATGTAATCTCCACAAAGAGCTAAATCAAATCCCCCAGCAGATGCAAAACCTCTCAAAATCGTAACTACCGGTTTCGGGAAACTATAAATTGCATAATGATATTCTAATATCCTATGACGAAAAGATTCCAGTTTTGTCCGAACGACTTCTTCTAGATCATAGCCACTCGAAAAATTTTTACCCGAAGAATTGAGAAGAATCGCCTTTACTGCATCGTTCTTTGCGTTTGTATTGAATACGTCTTCAAGTTCGTCCCTGATTTGTACGTTCAAAGCATTGGATTTTTCAGGTCGATTGAGAGTGATGATAAGAATCTTATCCCTCTGTTCGGTAAGCAAAAACTGATACTTCATGTTTAATCCTTTTCAACTCAAATAAAAGTGCATACGATTTTAATCTCGGACATACTTCCGCAAGAAAAATTAACGGGAACCTCTATAAAGAGACAGTATATTTTATCGGACTTCAAATAATTCCGTACAACTACGAACCAAACCCGCCATCGACGATCAAGTAATTCCAAATCCTTGTTCTTTCCGATCAAAAGATCGGGAATAGGATCTATCAATATAATACGAATGTGGAAGGTTTTGCGCTTTCCCGATTTTCGGATAAGAACGGGATCCAATGGTTTTTTGCAATCCTTCCGTCAACGAGTATGAAAGGGATTTATCATATCGGTTGGATTCAAAAGAAAGATCTACAGCTAATCGATAAAACTTCTATAGACCGATAATTTCTTCGAACCATTGATCTTCCTCAAAATACCAGTGAAAGTCCGAAGCTATTCCAAAAACTAGATTCAATAATTCTTATGGAGCTTTAGGCGGGAATTTTAAGTTGAGAATCTCACGCACTGTGTTTTCCAATTCCATACGAAGCGTTTTTTCTCTCTCGGAAACGTAAGCTTCAAAGATGGAAGAAAGACTCTCAGGGTCGTTGATGATCCGAATTGTGATGACTGCCTCGATTCTCAGATTCAATTTTTCCCTGGAATTTCTCGCGAACATAAGCAACCCGGATACCACGTTCTTATCCTTGAGTTCTCCTAAAGACCGAATCAATTGCCACTTAACGCTATCTTCTTTCTCTTCGGAAAGAATTTTCGTGAGTTCGGCAGAGCCTATGTTTACCCCGAGTTTTCCTACCGCGTAAGCGGCCTTCGTTCTAAGTTCCTCCTCTTCTCCGCCCGTTAAAACGGTAAGGATTCCCTGCCCTCCTCCATGATTTCCAAGATCCAATAGAAGATCGATCATTCTCGCCTTGAGAAATAAATTCTCTTCTTTGGTCAACTGATCGGAGATCGCCTTGGCCCCTTGTTTATCTTGAAAAAGCAACAAAGCCTCCAAAGAAATTCTGCGAATGTCCGGATTAGGATCCGTGAGCCCCTTATAAAATAAGGAAATGTTCTGGCGGTTCTTTTTATTTTTAAGAATTTCTAATGCGACCATTTTCACGCCGTCGTCCGGATCGCTGATCGCGGATTTTTGAAACTGCGAAAACTTTTCCGTAATTCCCAGGCGATTGATCACGATGAGATATTTTTTTCTCACTCCCGCACTTTCGTCGTTCGCTAATTTATAAATCTGATTCTGAATTCTCTCGTCTTTGATAATCAAAGAAGATTCGAGAAAATACATTCTTTGCACCGGATCTTTGGATAAAGACATATCGAGAAGAATCGGCAAAGCCCGATCATCCTTTAACAGATACATCAAACGATAACTCAACCCTCTTATCGAAGTTTCAGGATCGTTGAATGCCGCGATTACCGAATAGATTAGTCGTTTTTCCTTTTTCTTTTCAGCCAAAAGGAGAATTTCCTTCTTCAATTTCACGTTATTCGTCTTTTGAAAAATAGAATCCAAAACTCCAACCCAATTCGGTGCAAGAACATCCAGTTCATCCAATTCAGCAAAAAGTTTCAAGATCGCAATTTGCACCTTTTCCTCGACCGATTCGTTTTGAAAAATGGAAGGAAGTTCTTTCACTAGATCCAATCGATTCTTAGATCGAATCTCGGAAATCGCAGAAGCTTGAGACTTAGAAAAATTCAATACATTTTCTTTAAATTCGTCTTTTAAAGTTTCCGCGGCGGCGATCGAAGAGATGAAAAAGAATGGAACAAGAACGCTAAAAAAGAAATTCTTCAGAAAAACCCCTCTCTACGTGTAGATTCCTCCAACGCGGCAGATGCGGCGCGTTTGTTCTCGTATGCTTCAGATAAGGAAGGATCCAAATCGATCGAACTCTGAAACGCTCGAACCGCCCTTTTGAATTCCCCGTTTTTATAATAACAGATTCCGAGATAGTTGTATGCGGTTGCGGCGATTTTCGGTCTGACGTCCGATCTTACGATGGCGATCAATTCGTCGATCGCCTTCTCCCGATCCAAAATCGAATTAGAATCTATTAGAATTTTTGAAAGTACCAATCGACCTTCCATATCATCCGGATCCATATGAGCGGATCGAAACGCTTCGTCCTTAGCCCTATTTTTTAAATCGGGATCCTTGGATTTATTATACAATAATGCTAATTTCTTATGGGCGTTCTTCAGGTCCGCACCGTCTTTCGAAGTATTCAACACCTTCAGAAGGATCTTTTCGGCGTTGACATCATCGTTCATTCCCATATAGGCTTCTGCCATTTTGAGATAGACTTTGTAAGCGTCGTCTTTGTGTTTTACAACTCCTGTGTATTCTTCCACCGCTTCCCGAAAGAATTTATTTTCAAGTAGATAATCACCAAGAGCTTCCCGACTTTGAATATTTTCCGGCTCGATCGCAATGGATTTTCTCCAATTTTCGATGGCAAGAGTCCCGTTCCCGGAATGTTTATAAACGAGTCCTAACGTGTGATACGCCTTCGCGTTTTTCGGATTGAGATCGACGACACGATTGAGTGCAGTGATTGCTTCGGAATAGCGCTCCATCTGATCCAAAACCACTCCCAAATTAATAAGCGCAGTCTCCGTGAAACTATC
Protein-coding regions in this window:
- a CDS encoding HEAT repeat domain-containing protein; this translates as MSSIAAAETLKDEFKENVLNFSKSQASAISEIRSKNRLDLVKELPSIFQNESVEEKVQIAILKLFAELDELDVLAPNWVGVLDSIFQKTNNVKLKKEILLLAEKKKEKRLIYSVIAAFNDPETSIRGLSYRLMYLLKDDRALPILLDMSLSKDPVQRMYFLESSLIIKDERIQNQIYKLANDESAGVRKKYLIVINRLGITEKFSQFQKSAISDPDDGVKMVALEILKNKKNRQNISLFYKGLTDPNPDIRRISLEALLLFQDKQGAKAISDQLTKEENLFLKARMIDLLLDLGNHGGGQGILTVLTGGEEEELRTKAAYAVGKLGVNIGSAELTKILSEEKEDSVKWQLIRSLGELKDKNVVSGLLMFARNSREKLNLRIEAVITIRIINDPESLSSIFEAYVSEREKTLRMELENTVREILNLKFPPKAP
- a CDS encoding enoyl-CoA hydratase/isomerase family protein, translating into MKYQFLLTEQRDKILIITLNRPEKSNALNVQIRDELEDVFNTNAKNDAVKAILLNSSGKNFSSGYDLEEVVRTKLESFRHRILEYHYAIYSFPKPVVTILRGFASAGGFDLALCGDYIISEKKAILFRPEIRFGGPPLVTTLARKIGPSKALSLTLKGDPIRSSQALSLGIIDEIYEGEDVLQHAFQIASKLSQWDFNMLSVLKGIANNYFMGNLYENLKNEFDEFAVVLKDPQFYQRVQSYAETIRQ